In the Candidatus Poribacteria bacterium genome, one interval contains:
- a CDS encoding phytanoyl-CoA dioxygenase family protein, with protein sequence MNADEKYLFDLNGYLVVKNVLTPEEVAIANEAIDKHSDQGRIRPREQALDGGSPDLKGEQGRGELGGMLNWEEPWCNPFRHMLAHPTLVPYLNEILGKGFRMDHQMFLLSMDKGAEGHTFHGSSGPGFDPNQYYIFRDGRMHNGLTVVTFQLTDVPPGVGGLIVIPGSHKSNYPCPKKMRLYQEHQEHIRQVVCNAGDVAIFTEAVTHGTLPWTADHPRRSVLTRYTAGNMAYAPAYPIPEWANERQRAVMEAPYHSRLNRPTLET encoded by the coding sequence ATGAACGCTGACGAAAAATATCTATTTGATCTGAACGGTTACCTCGTTGTCAAGAACGTGTTAACACCTGAAGAGGTGGCAATAGCGAATGAAGCGATTGATAAACATAGTGATCAGGGACGCATCCGTCCACGCGAACAGGCACTCGATGGCGGCTCCCCGGACTTAAAAGGTGAACAGGGGAGAGGGGAACTCGGCGGTATGCTCAACTGGGAAGAACCGTGGTGTAACCCGTTTCGGCACATGCTCGCCCATCCGACACTTGTTCCATATCTCAACGAGATACTCGGAAAAGGCTTCCGAATGGATCATCAGATGTTCCTGCTTTCAATGGACAAGGGTGCAGAGGGGCATACGTTCCATGGCTCCTCCGGTCCTGGCTTCGATCCGAACCAATACTATATTTTCCGTGACGGACGCATGCACAACGGCTTGACTGTCGTCACATTCCAATTGACGGATGTGCCACCCGGAGTCGGTGGATTAATCGTTATACCCGGAAGCCATAAGAGCAACTACCCGTGCCCGAAGAAGATGCGGCTCTACCAGGAACACCAAGAGCATATCCGACAAGTCGTCTGCAACGCTGGGGATGTGGCAATCTTCACGGAGGCGGTGACGCACGGAACGCTTCCGTGGACAGCCGACCATCCGAGACGCTCCGTTCTAACCCGTTATACCGCAGGCAACATGGCGTATGCCCCTGCATATCCAATACCGGAATGGGCGAATGAGCGCCAGCGTGCTGTTATGGAAGCACCTTATCATTCGCGATTAAACCGTCCCACCTTGGAAACGTAG
- a CDS encoding phytanoyl-CoA dioxygenase family protein, whose protein sequence is MNADEKYLFDLNGYLVIKNVLTPEEVTLANEAIDKHSDQARIRPPDQTLDGGSAELEGEHGRGELGGMLNWEEPWCNPFRHMLAHPTLVPYLNEILGKGFRMDHHMFLLSMDKGAEGFIFHGSSGPGFDPNQYYIFRDGRMHNGLTVVTFQLTDVPEGAGGLIVIPGSHKSNYPCPQEMRLYQKHQEHIRPLVCDAGDVIIFTEAVTHGTLPWTADHPRRSILTRYTAGNMAYVPAYPIPEWANERQRAVMEPPYHSRLNRPVLET, encoded by the coding sequence ATGAATGCTGATGAAAAATATCTATTCGATCTCAACGGTTACCTTGTTATCAAGAATGTGCTAACACCTGAAGAGGTAACCCTCGCGAACGAAGCGATTGACAAACATAGTGACCAAGCACGCATCCGTCCACCCGATCAGACACTTGATGGCGGTTCCGCAGAACTGGAAGGCGAGCACGGCAGAGGTGAACTCGGCGGTATGCTCAACTGGGAAGAACCGTGGTGCAATCCGTTCCGACACATGCTCGCGCATCCGACACTTGTCCCATATCTCAACGAGATACTCGGCAAGGGCTTCCGCATGGATCACCACATGTTCCTGCTCTCAATGGACAAAGGTGCGGAAGGCTTTATCTTTCACGGATCCTCCGGTCCCGGCTTCGATCCGAACCAGTATTATATCTTCCGTGATGGACGCATGCACAACGGCTTGACTGTTGTCACCTTTCAGTTGACGGATGTCCCCGAAGGAGCAGGTGGGTTAATCGTTATTCCGGGAAGCCATAAGAGCAACTACCCGTGTCCGCAAGAGATGCGGCTTTACCAGAAACACCAAGAGCACATCCGGCCGCTCGTCTGCGATGCGGGGGATGTGATAATTTTCACGGAGGCGGTGACACACGGAACGCTCCCATGGACCGCAGACCATCCGCGCCGTTCCATCTTAACACGCTATACGGCAGGCAATATGGCTTATGTGCCTGCATATCCAATACCGGAGTGGGCAAATGAACGCCAGCGTGCTGTTATGGAACCTCCGTATCACTCTCGATTAAATCGCCCGGTATTGGAGACGTAG